The following proteins are co-located in the Apium graveolens cultivar Ventura chromosome 5, ASM990537v1, whole genome shotgun sequence genome:
- the LOC141724265 gene encoding uncharacterized protein LOC141724265, translated as MEQSHPGCDGGAEAVINLRPNSTISIAYHPLFGPHDDMILLELDEKLLPDVLDQRISLRGQLEEDAVLCTQSKTYAVKFVGNSNSVLLIPPSDQFSHQSHIKRTDEEAVASVIKVALGNMELVEIAPKVDKLKLLLSRNPLKLGELTEKDDLDEMIDVDKNLYTWDDLTDMIQASDEELRTALNAFLAVEINGYWRIVDESYMDAILNILLQNSIMNDWSLNALNEDEVVGVLESDGFTRIIAHHCLQVYGSKVDRESLWRLDERKVCVHFARGILRGGKMKMEIFMEEWRRKVPERMSVNFDILEGEVLTETLGIQTWVYAFSISSLPCDPAARFSALFHERKKWEWRDLNPYIRDLSVPGLSSDALLLKYTRRTQPTPDSEPVFTMR; from the exons ATGGAGCAATCCCACCCAGGTTGTGATGGAGGAGCAGAAGCAGTGATAAACTTACGACCCAATTCAACAATCTCTATTGCTTATCACCCTCTTTTTGGTCCACATGATGATATGATTCTCCTTGAGTTGGATGAAAAGCTCCTCCCAGATGTCCTCGACCAaag AATAAGCTTAAGAGGCCAGCTGGAAGAAGATGCAGTTCTCTGTACTCAGTCAAAGACCTATGCTGTAAAGTTTGTCGGAAACTCCAACTCGGTATTACTAATACCCCCCTCAGATCAGTTTTCCCATCAAAGCCACATTAAAAGAACTGATGAAGAAGCTGTTGCATCAGTCATCAAAGTGGCACTAGGCAACATGGAGCTGGTTGAGATTGCTCCCAAAGTAGATAAGCTAAAATTGTTGTTGTCTAGGAATCCACTCAAATTGGGTGAGTTGACTGAAAAAGATGATCTGGATGAGATGATTGACGTTGACAAAAACTTGTATACATGGGATGACCTTACTGACATGATACAAGCTAGTGATGAGGAATTGAGGACAGCATTAAATGCTTTTTTAGCAGTTGAGATTAATGGATACTGGAGAATTGTGGATGAGAGTTATATGGATGCAATTCTGAATATTCTTTTGCAAAATTCTATAATGAACGACTGGTCCTTGAATGCTCTTAATGAAGATGAGGTTGTGGGTGTGCTGGAATCAGATGGGTTTACTCGTATTATTGCACACCATTGTTTGCAAGTTTATGGTTCAAAGGTTGACAGGGAAAGTTTATGGCGGTTGGATGAACGAAAGGTGTGTGTTCATTTCGCAAGAGGAATCTTGAGAGGAGGAAAAATGAAGATGGAAATTTTTATGGAGGAGTGGAGGCGAAAGGTTCCTGAACGAATGAGTGTTAACTTTGACATTTTGGAAGGTGAAGTTCTTACGGAAACACTTGGAATCCAGACATGGGTATATGCTTTCAGTATATCATCTCTACCATGTGACCCTGCTGCACGTTTCTCTGCCCTTTTTCATGAGCGCAAAAAGTGGGAGTGGAGGGATCTAAACCCTTACATCAG GGACTTGAGTGTTCCCGGTCTTTCATCTGATGCTTTGCTTCTCAAATACACTCGTAGAACCCAGCCTACTCCAGACTCGGAACCAGTTTTTACTATGAGATAG